In Elaeis guineensis isolate ETL-2024a chromosome 1, EG11, whole genome shotgun sequence, a genomic segment contains:
- the LOC105061365 gene encoding uncharacterized protein isoform X1, whose protein sequence is MFFFFFLISVTDEVREKQLVLHDSGSIYQILGGRSSRSLLNYATMPLRKSRSSAVEKALPPEEQQAKINDVRRIIGPLSEALPDFCSDASISRYLRARNWNAEKASKMLKETVKWRLKYKPETIRWEDIAHEAATGKIYRADYLDKYGRAVLVMRPGFQNTNSTEGQIRYLVYCMENAILNLAADQEQMVWLIDFQCWTMSSVSVKVTRETAHVLQDFYPERLAYGILYNPPRIFESFWKIVKPFLEHKTYKKVKFVYSDNVDSQKIMTELFDMDKLESAFGGHNPVGFDINRYAERMKEDDKKMDAFLNSGGSFFSQQQPLVSLLQQPESSLSEAHSEASSETSSLSDTELPKPEEIKNLSEKEIKGQFGCKNGVASGSEIQHDLIQMHESA, encoded by the exons atgtttttttttttttttttgatctctgtTACAGATGAGGTCCGTGAGAAGCAGCTAGTATTACATGATTCAGGCTCTATCTACCAGATTTTAGGTGGAAG atcttccaGAAGTTTGCTAAATTATGCAACAATGCCTTTGAGAAAATCAAGATCGAGTGCTGTTGAGAAAGCCCTCCCTCCTGAAGAGCAGCAAGCAAAG ATAAATGATGTTCGAAGGATTATTGGTCCATTGTCAGAAGCACTGCCAGACTTCTGTTCAGATGCTTCAATATCAAGGTACCTCCGGGCAAGAAACTGGAATGCTGAAAAGGCAAGTAAAATGCTGAAAGAGACTGTGAAATGGAGATTGAAATACAAGCCAGAAACCATTCGCTGG GAAGATATCGCTCACGAAGCTGCGACTGGAAAGATTTACCGGGCTGATTACCTTGACAAATATGGAAGAGCTGTTCTTGTTATGAGGCCTGGATTTCAG AATACCAACTCAACAGAAGGGCAGATCAGATACTTGGTTTATTGTATGGAGAATGCCATTTTGAACTTGGCAGCGGATCAGGAGCAGATGGTCTGGCTCATTGACTTCCAATGTTGGACAATGTCAAGTGTATCAGTAAAGGTGACTCGTGAAACAGCCCATGTATTGCAAGACTTCTATCCTGAAAGGCTGGCCTATGGAATCCTCTATAATCCTCCAAGGATCTTTGAATCCTTCTGGAAG ATTGTAAAGCCTTTTCTGGAGCACAAGACATACAAGAAAGTAAAATTTGTTTATTCTGACAATGTTGACAGCCAAAAGATAATGACTGAACTCTTTGACATGGACAAGCTTGAATCTGCCTTTGGTGGTCATAATCCAGTTGGATTCGACATCAACAGGTATGCAGAACGGATGAAAGAGGATGATAAAAAGATGGATGCTTTCCTAAATTCAGGTGGCTCCTTTTTCTCCCAGCAGCAGCCACTTGTTTCACTTCTCCAACAGCCTGAATCCTCTTTGTCCGAAGCGCATTCAGAAGCCTCCTCTGAGACCTCTTCATTGAGTGACACTGAATTGCCGAAGCCTGAGGAGATCAAAAACTTGTCAGAAAAAGAGATTAAAGGGCAGTTTGGCTGCAAGAATGGTGTGGCTTCTGGATCAGagattcagcatgatttgattcaAATGCATGAGTCGGCTTAA
- the LOC105061365 gene encoding uncharacterized protein isoform X2, which produces MMLYLVLWTTAEIRSSRSLLNYATMPLRKSRSSAVEKALPPEEQQAKINDVRRIIGPLSEALPDFCSDASISRYLRARNWNAEKASKMLKETVKWRLKYKPETIRWEDIAHEAATGKIYRADYLDKYGRAVLVMRPGFQNTNSTEGQIRYLVYCMENAILNLAADQEQMVWLIDFQCWTMSSVSVKVTRETAHVLQDFYPERLAYGILYNPPRIFESFWKIVKPFLEHKTYKKVKFVYSDNVDSQKIMTELFDMDKLESAFGGHNPVGFDINRYAERMKEDDKKMDAFLNSGGSFFSQQQPLVSLLQQPESSLSEAHSEASSETSSLSDTELPKPEEIKNLSEKEIKGQFGCKNGVASGSEIQHDLIQMHESA; this is translated from the exons ATGATGCTGTATCTAGTTCTTTGGACCACTGCTGAGATCAG atcttccaGAAGTTTGCTAAATTATGCAACAATGCCTTTGAGAAAATCAAGATCGAGTGCTGTTGAGAAAGCCCTCCCTCCTGAAGAGCAGCAAGCAAAG ATAAATGATGTTCGAAGGATTATTGGTCCATTGTCAGAAGCACTGCCAGACTTCTGTTCAGATGCTTCAATATCAAGGTACCTCCGGGCAAGAAACTGGAATGCTGAAAAGGCAAGTAAAATGCTGAAAGAGACTGTGAAATGGAGATTGAAATACAAGCCAGAAACCATTCGCTGG GAAGATATCGCTCACGAAGCTGCGACTGGAAAGATTTACCGGGCTGATTACCTTGACAAATATGGAAGAGCTGTTCTTGTTATGAGGCCTGGATTTCAG AATACCAACTCAACAGAAGGGCAGATCAGATACTTGGTTTATTGTATGGAGAATGCCATTTTGAACTTGGCAGCGGATCAGGAGCAGATGGTCTGGCTCATTGACTTCCAATGTTGGACAATGTCAAGTGTATCAGTAAAGGTGACTCGTGAAACAGCCCATGTATTGCAAGACTTCTATCCTGAAAGGCTGGCCTATGGAATCCTCTATAATCCTCCAAGGATCTTTGAATCCTTCTGGAAG ATTGTAAAGCCTTTTCTGGAGCACAAGACATACAAGAAAGTAAAATTTGTTTATTCTGACAATGTTGACAGCCAAAAGATAATGACTGAACTCTTTGACATGGACAAGCTTGAATCTGCCTTTGGTGGTCATAATCCAGTTGGATTCGACATCAACAGGTATGCAGAACGGATGAAAGAGGATGATAAAAAGATGGATGCTTTCCTAAATTCAGGTGGCTCCTTTTTCTCCCAGCAGCAGCCACTTGTTTCACTTCTCCAACAGCCTGAATCCTCTTTGTCCGAAGCGCATTCAGAAGCCTCCTCTGAGACCTCTTCATTGAGTGACACTGAATTGCCGAAGCCTGAGGAGATCAAAAACTTGTCAGAAAAAGAGATTAAAGGGCAGTTTGGCTGCAAGAATGGTGTGGCTTCTGGATCAGagattcagcatgatttgattcaAATGCATGAGTCGGCTTAA
- the LOC105061365 gene encoding uncharacterized protein isoform X3 yields MPLRKSRSSAVEKALPPEEQQAKINDVRRIIGPLSEALPDFCSDASISRYLRARNWNAEKASKMLKETVKWRLKYKPETIRWEDIAHEAATGKIYRADYLDKYGRAVLVMRPGFQNTNSTEGQIRYLVYCMENAILNLAADQEQMVWLIDFQCWTMSSVSVKVTRETAHVLQDFYPERLAYGILYNPPRIFESFWKIVKPFLEHKTYKKVKFVYSDNVDSQKIMTELFDMDKLESAFGGHNPVGFDINRYAERMKEDDKKMDAFLNSGGSFFSQQQPLVSLLQQPESSLSEAHSEASSETSSLSDTELPKPEEIKNLSEKEIKGQFGCKNGVASGSEIQHDLIQMHESA; encoded by the exons ATGCCTTTGAGAAAATCAAGATCGAGTGCTGTTGAGAAAGCCCTCCCTCCTGAAGAGCAGCAAGCAAAG ATAAATGATGTTCGAAGGATTATTGGTCCATTGTCAGAAGCACTGCCAGACTTCTGTTCAGATGCTTCAATATCAAGGTACCTCCGGGCAAGAAACTGGAATGCTGAAAAGGCAAGTAAAATGCTGAAAGAGACTGTGAAATGGAGATTGAAATACAAGCCAGAAACCATTCGCTGG GAAGATATCGCTCACGAAGCTGCGACTGGAAAGATTTACCGGGCTGATTACCTTGACAAATATGGAAGAGCTGTTCTTGTTATGAGGCCTGGATTTCAG AATACCAACTCAACAGAAGGGCAGATCAGATACTTGGTTTATTGTATGGAGAATGCCATTTTGAACTTGGCAGCGGATCAGGAGCAGATGGTCTGGCTCATTGACTTCCAATGTTGGACAATGTCAAGTGTATCAGTAAAGGTGACTCGTGAAACAGCCCATGTATTGCAAGACTTCTATCCTGAAAGGCTGGCCTATGGAATCCTCTATAATCCTCCAAGGATCTTTGAATCCTTCTGGAAG ATTGTAAAGCCTTTTCTGGAGCACAAGACATACAAGAAAGTAAAATTTGTTTATTCTGACAATGTTGACAGCCAAAAGATAATGACTGAACTCTTTGACATGGACAAGCTTGAATCTGCCTTTGGTGGTCATAATCCAGTTGGATTCGACATCAACAGGTATGCAGAACGGATGAAAGAGGATGATAAAAAGATGGATGCTTTCCTAAATTCAGGTGGCTCCTTTTTCTCCCAGCAGCAGCCACTTGTTTCACTTCTCCAACAGCCTGAATCCTCTTTGTCCGAAGCGCATTCAGAAGCCTCCTCTGAGACCTCTTCATTGAGTGACACTGAATTGCCGAAGCCTGAGGAGATCAAAAACTTGTCAGAAAAAGAGATTAAAGGGCAGTTTGGCTGCAAGAATGGTGTGGCTTCTGGATCAGagattcagcatgatttgattcaAATGCATGAGTCGGCTTAA